DNA from Microbacterium sp. SORGH_AS_0969:
GCAGCTCGGAGAGGCGCTGCGCGACCGGCTCGAGCGAGTACTTCGGGTCGGGCGCGCCGTCGGGACGGCCCAGGTGCGAGCACACGACCACACGCGCGCCGGCGTTGATCAGTGCGTTGAGAGTCGGCAGCGACGCCCGCACGCGGCCATCGTCCGTGATGACGCCATCCTTGAGAGGAACGTTCAGGTCACAACGGACGATGACGCGCGTGCCGGCGAGCGACCCCAGCGAATCGAGGGTGCGCAGAGCCATGAAGGGTTACAGGCGCTCGGCGACGTACTCGGTGAGGTCGACGAGGCGGTTCGAGTAGCCCCACTCGTTGTCGTACCACGACGACACCTTGACGAGGTTGCCGCTGACGTTGGTCAGCTCCGCGTCGAAGATCGACGAGTGCGGGTTGCCCTGGATGTCGCTCGAGACGATCGGGTCCTCGGTGTACTGCAGGATGCCGTTGAGGCGACCCTCGGCAGCGGCCTGCTTGTACACGGCGTTGATCTGGTCGGCGGTCAGGCCCTCGGTGGGCGTGACGATGGTGAGGTCGACGATCGAGCCGGTGGGGACCGGAACGCGGTACGACGAGCCGCTGAGCTTGCCGTTGAGCTCGGGGAGCACGAGGCCGATGGCCTTGGCCGCACCGGTCGAGGCGGGGACGATGTTGATCGCGGCGCCGCGGGCACGACGGAGGTCGCTGTGCGGACCGTCCTGCAGGTTCTGGTCGGCGGTGTACGCGTGAGCGGTCATCATGAAGCCACGCTCGATGCCGAAGGCGTCGTTGAATACCTTCGCCAGCGGGGCGAGGCAGTTCGTGGTGCACGAGGCGTTCGAGATGATGACGTCGGTCTCGGGGTTGTACGTCTCTTCGTTCACACCCATGACGATCGTGGCGTCGTCACCCGTGGCCGGAGCCGAGATGAGGACCTTCTTGGCGCCACCGGCGACGTGCTTCTTGGCGTCTTCCGCCTTGGTGAAGCGACCGGTCGACTCGATGACGATGTCGACGCCGAGCTCGCCCCAGGGGAGGTTCGCCGGGTCGCGCTCTTCGAAGACCTTGATGGTCTTGTCGCCGACGGTGATGGAGTCTTCGGTGTACGAGACGTCCTCGGCGAGCACGCCGCCCACGGAGTCGTACTTGAGGAGGTGCGCGAGGGTCTTGTTGTCGGTGAGGTCGTTCACCGCCACGATTTCGAGGTCGGCACCCTGCGCGAGAGCCGCGCGGAGGTAGTTGCGTCCGATACGGCCGAAGCCGTTGATTCCGATCTTGACGGTCACGGAATATCTCCTGAATCAGTTGTGCGCGAGAAGCGCGTGATTGCGGTGTTCGCTAGCGGACAACGGCGTCCCGGTGGGGTGTCCCACCGGGACGCCCGCACCGTTTACGACAGTACCAGCAGACCCGTGGTCTTCTCACGGGCAGCGGCGAAGCGCTCCTGAGCGTCGGCCCAGTTCGCGATGTTCCAGAACGCCTTCACGTAGTCGGCGCGGACGTTCTTGTAGTCGAGGTAGTAGGCGTGCTCCCAGACGTCGAGCAGCAGCAGCGGCACGGTGCCGGCGACGATCTGGCCCTGCTGGTCGAAGAACTGCTGGATGAGCAGGTTCTGGCCGATCGAGTCCCAGAACAGACCCGCCCAGCCCGAACCCTGCACGCCGAGGGCCGCGGCCGTGAACTGCGCCCGGAAGGCGTCGAACGAACCGAACTGGTCGTCGATCGCGGCCTCGAGGTCGCCGGTCGGCTTGTCGCCGCCGTTGGGCGAGAGGTTCGTCCAGAAGATCGAGTGGTTCGTGTGGCCGCCGAGGTTGAAGGCGAGATCCTTCTGCAGGCGGTTGATGTTGGCGAAGTCGCCCTTCTCACGCGCTTCCGCGAGCAGGTCGAGGGTGGCGTTCGCGCCGTTCACGTACGTCTGGTGGTGCTTGCTGTAGTGCAGCTCCATGATCGTCGCACTGATGTGCGGCTCCAGCGCGGCGTAGTCGTAGGGGAGTTCGGGCAGTGTGTACTTCGCCATGGTCTCTACTTCCGGATCGGTCGCAGCACGGACGCCTCAACGCGAGAAACGGCGTGCAGCGAGGGTGACTTTTTCATCCTAGTGACGGGTAACGCCGCACCCACGGGGTTGCTTCCCCGCATGACGGAAGATAGCTCTCCCGGGCGCGTCGCACGACCGCAACGCGGATGATGACGGATGCCGGAGGCGTGGCATCCGACGCCCTGCGTGCCGCGAGAACTCGACGCGCGCTCAGCCCTCGATGCCGACGGGAACAGCGGCTTCGGTGCCGGGGATGCCCTCGACTTCGGCCTTCTTATCGGCCATGGCCAGCAGGCGGCGGATGCGGCCGGCGACGGCGTCCTTCGTCAGCGGCGGATCGGCGTGGTGACCGAGCTCGTCGAGGCTCGCGTCGCGGTGAGCGAGGCGGAGCTCACCCGCCTGCTGGAGGTGCTCGGGCACCTCGTCACCGAGGATCTCGAGGGCGCGCTCGACGCGGGCGCAGGCGGCCACCGCGGCTTGCGCGGAGCGACGGAGGTTGGCGTCGTCGAAGTTCACAAGACGGTTGACGCCCGCGCGCACCTCGCGGCGCTGGCGCATCTGATCCCACTCCCCCGCCGTGCGACGAGCGCCCATCTCGTAGAGCGCACCGCGGATCGCCTCGCCGTCGCGGACGACGACGCGCGGGACTCCGCGCACCTCGCGAGCCTTCGCGGGGATGCCGATGCGGTGACCCGCACCGACGAGCGCCATCGCCGCCTCGGACGAGGGGCACGAGATCTCGAGCGCTGCGGAGCGGCCGGGATCGCTCAGCGAGCCGCTCGCGAGGAAGGCGCCGCGCCAGATCGCGCTCAGGTCGGGTCGCGATCCGGTCGTGAGCTTGTTCGGGAGTCCGCGAACGGGACGACGGCGCTGGTCGAGGAGGCCGGTCTGGCGCGCGAGCGTTTCGCCCGCCTCGATGACGCGCACCGCGTAGTAGCCGCCCGTGCGCCCGCCGGATCCCTGCACGTGGTGAAGTTCGGGACGGACGCCGTACAGCTCGACGAGGTCGCGGGCGACGCGGCGGGCGAGGACATCGGAGTCGAGCTCGGCCTCCACCGCGACGCGATTGGCGATGGAGTGCAGTCCGCCGGAGAAGCGCAGGATGGCCGTGAGCTCCGCGACGCGCGCGGTGGGGCGCGGGTCGCGGACGGTGATGAGCTCGGCCTTCACGTCGGCGGTCAGCGGCACGGTACTCCTCGGTTCGGGGGGGTGGGGGCGGGGGACGAGGGTACAGCCTACTCGCGGCCGAGGTCGCGGTGAGCCACGCGAACGGCCACCCCCGGGATCTCCTCCAAACGCTCAGCCAGCTCACGGGACATGACCACCGACCGGTGCTTCCCGCCCGTGCACCCGATGGCCACGACCGAGTGGCGCTTGTTCTCGCGCTGGTATCCCTCGAGCACCGGGCGCAGCGCCGCCGCATACGCCTCGAGGAATTCCGTGGCTCCCTCCTGCCCCAGAACGTTCGCCCGCACGGCGGGATCTTCTCCCGTGAGCGGGCGCAGCTCCTCGTTCCAGAACGGGTTCGGCAGGAACCTCATGTCCGCGACCAGATCGACGTCGGGCGGCAGCCCGTACTTGAAACCGAAGCTCATCAGCGTCACGGTGTGACGCGCCGCTCCCTCTTCACCGAAGAGTTGCACCGCGCGCAGAGACAGCTGGTGCACATTGAACATCGACGTGTCGATGACGATGTCGGCCGCTTCCCGTACCGGGGCGAGGCGGTCGCGTTCGCGGCGGATACCGTCGAGGATCGTCCCCTCCCCCTGCAGCGGGTGCGGACGGCGGACGGCTTCGAACCGCCGGACGAGCACCGCATCGGAGGCGTCGAGGAACACCAGCCGCACTTGACGACCGGCCTGCAACGACCGCAGCGCTTCGGGCAGGTCACTGAACAGCGTGCGCCCGCGCACATCCACCACCACCGCGACCTTCGGCACGGCCCCACCGGCCAATTCTGCAAGCTCGAGCAGAGGGCGCAGCATCTGCGGGGGGAGGTTGTCGACGACGTACCAGTCGAGGTCTTCGAGGGCGTTCGCCACGGTCGAGCGACCGGCTCCCGACATGCCCGTGACGATCAGCACGTCCCCTGGTTCGTCACGCCCCGGTTCCATCGCGGTCGCCTCCCGTCGTCGAATCCAGCCTATCGAGACAGGTGCGCGTGGATCGCCTCGGCCAGAGCCGGACCGATACCGGGAAGCGCCGTGATCTCGTCGGGCGTGGCGTTCTTGAGAGCCGTGACCGAGCCGAAATGCCGAAGCAGTGCCTTGATCCTGGTGTCGCCGAGACCGGGGACCTCGGCCAGCACGCTCGTGATGTCGCGCTTACGCCGTTTGCGCTGGTGGACGATGGCGAACCGGTGCGCCTCGTCGCGCAGGCGCTGCAGCAGGTACAGCGCCTCCGACGTGCGCGGCAGGATCACCGGGTACTCCTCCCCGGGCAGCCAGACCTCTTCGAGGCGTTTCGCGATGCCGCAGAGCGCGATCTCTTCGTGTCCCGCATCGGCGAGCGCCCGTGCGGCGGCGGCGACCTGCGGCTGCCCGCCGTCGACCACCAGCAGCTGGGGCCGATAAGCGAAGCGCGGTCGCTTGCGCGCCGTGACCACCTCGCCGTCGGCGGTCGCTTCCGCAGAGTCCGGAGCGGCGACGATCGCTCCCCCGATCGTCTCGGGCTCGTTCTCTTCGGGCCGGTCGAGGTACGCGAGCCGTCGGGTGAGCACCTGGTACATCGAATCGGTGTCGTCCGTCGTCTCCGCCACCCCGAAGGACCGGTACTGATCCTTGCGCGGGAGGCCGTCCTCGAACACGACCATGGATGCCACGACATTCGTGCCGGAGAGGTGCGAGACGTCGAAGCACTCGATGCGCAACGGCGCCTCGGCGAGGCCGAGGGCCTCCTGGAGGTCGGTGAGCGCCTGCGAACGGGCCACATAATCGCTCGTACGGCGCGTCTTGTGCAGCATGAGCGCCTGCTGCGCGTTCAGCGTCGCAGTCTTCAGAAGGTCGGCCTTCCGACCCCGCTGGGCCACTTGCAGGGTGACGGGGCGGCCTCGCCGCTCCCGCAGCCAGGCCTCCAGCTGATCGGCGTCGTCGGGCAGCTCGGGAACCAGGACCTGACGCGGGATGTCGGTGGCATCCGCGTCTCCGTAGGTGCGCTGCAGCACCTGGTCGACGAGGTCGGCGCCCGAGATGTCGATCTCTTTCTCGATCGTCGTCGCGCGGACACCGCGCACGCGGCCGCCCCGGACGACGAAGTGCTGCACGGTCGCCGCGAGCTCGTCTTCGGCGATACCGAACAGGTCGGCGTCGGTGTCGGACGCGAGCACGAGGGCGCTCTTGCCGAGCACGGCCTCGATCGCTTGCAGGCGGTCGCGGTACAGGGCGGCCGACTCGTAGTCCATCGCCGCGGACGCCTCCTTCATGCGTGCTGTCAGCTGCTTGGCGAAGCGCTGATCGCCGCCCGACATGAACGCGACGAAGTCGTCGACGATCGCGCGGTGCTCCTCGATGGTCACCTTCATCGAGCAAGGTCCGCCGCAACGGCCGATCTGGCCGGGGAAGCACGGCCGCCCCGACTGCATCGCCTTCTTGTACGACGAGTCGCTGCACGTGCGG
Protein-coding regions in this window:
- the gap gene encoding type I glyceraldehyde-3-phosphate dehydrogenase, producing MTVKIGINGFGRIGRNYLRAALAQGADLEIVAVNDLTDNKTLAHLLKYDSVGGVLAEDVSYTEDSITVGDKTIKVFEERDPANLPWGELGVDIVIESTGRFTKAEDAKKHVAGGAKKVLISAPATGDDATIVMGVNEETYNPETDVIISNASCTTNCLAPLAKVFNDAFGIERGFMMTAHAYTADQNLQDGPHSDLRRARGAAINIVPASTGAAKAIGLVLPELNGKLSGSSYRVPVPTGSIVDLTIVTPTEGLTADQINAVYKQAAAEGRLNGILQYTEDPIVSSDIQGNPHSSIFDAELTNVSGNLVKVSSWYDNEWGYSNRLVDLTEYVAERL
- a CDS encoding superoxide dismutase gives rise to the protein MAKYTLPELPYDYAALEPHISATIMELHYSKHHQTYVNGANATLDLLAEAREKGDFANINRLQKDLAFNLGGHTNHSIFWTNLSPNGGDKPTGDLEAAIDDQFGSFDAFRAQFTAAALGVQGSGWAGLFWDSIGQNLLIQQFFDQQGQIVAGTVPLLLLDVWEHAYYLDYKNVRADYVKAFWNIANWADAQERFAAAREKTTGLLVLS
- the rapZ gene encoding RNase adapter RapZ, with amino-acid sequence MEPGRDEPGDVLIVTGMSGAGRSTVANALEDLDWYVVDNLPPQMLRPLLELAELAGGAVPKVAVVVDVRGRTLFSDLPEALRSLQAGRQVRLVFLDASDAVLVRRFEAVRRPHPLQGEGTILDGIRRERDRLAPVREAADIVIDTSMFNVHQLSLRAVQLFGEEGAARHTVTLMSFGFKYGLPPDVDLVADMRFLPNPFWNEELRPLTGEDPAVRANVLGQEGATEFLEAYAAALRPVLEGYQRENKRHSVVAIGCTGGKHRSVVMSRELAERLEEIPGVAVRVAHRDLGRE
- the uvrC gene encoding excinuclease ABC subunit UvrC: MASRERVSHLPYRPKPGEIPTNPGVYRFRDAEGRVLYVGKAKNLRARLSNYFAPLHSLHERTRRMVTTAASVEWTVVPSDVDSLQLEYMWIKEFDPPFNVRYKDDKSYPYMAITLADEAPRVIVTRNHKIRGAKYFGPYPKVWAVHDTIDLMIKVFPIRTCSDSSYKKAMQSGRPCFPGQIGRCGGPCSMKVTIEEHRAIVDDFVAFMSGGDQRFAKQLTARMKEASAAMDYESAALYRDRLQAIEAVLGKSALVLASDTDADLFGIAEDELAATVQHFVVRGGRVRGVRATTIEKEIDISGADLVDQVLQRTYGDADATDIPRQVLVPELPDDADQLEAWLRERRGRPVTLQVAQRGRKADLLKTATLNAQQALMLHKTRRTSDYVARSQALTDLQEALGLAEAPLRIECFDVSHLSGTNVVASMVVFEDGLPRKDQYRSFGVAETTDDTDSMYQVLTRRLAYLDRPEENEPETIGGAIVAAPDSAEATADGEVVTARKRPRFAYRPQLLVVDGGQPQVAAAARALADAGHEEIALCGIAKRLEEVWLPGEEYPVILPRTSEALYLLQRLRDEAHRFAIVHQRKRRKRDITSVLAEVPGLGDTRIKALLRHFGSVTALKNATPDEITALPGIGPALAEAIHAHLSR
- the whiA gene encoding DNA-binding protein WhiA, with the protein product MPLTADVKAELITVRDPRPTARVAELTAILRFSGGLHSIANRVAVEAELDSDVLARRVARDLVELYGVRPELHHVQGSGGRTGGYYAVRVIEAGETLARQTGLLDQRRRPVRGLPNKLTTGSRPDLSAIWRGAFLASGSLSDPGRSAALEISCPSSEAAMALVGAGHRIGIPAKAREVRGVPRVVVRDGEAIRGALYEMGARRTAGEWDQMRQRREVRAGVNRLVNFDDANLRRSAQAAVAACARVERALEILGDEVPEHLQQAGELRLAHRDASLDELGHHADPPLTKDAVAGRIRRLLAMADKKAEVEGIPGTEAAVPVGIEG